Proteins from one Deinococcus grandis genomic window:
- a CDS encoding DUF1990 family protein: MNVLRFVALLTVAYGTRVLRLPVRGWTRTREADGVGPVTRRTYWVDLAHPERSMPDLMDDTLQRLPATIPRVLARFRRVRSSPGRTGPGDRFAILMLGVRRARVEVTDVRPDGFRLGTLRQHSESGWIEFHYRPLGEGRYRLQVTSQVRASSWVDRVAYLCGVGILQRLTWEAGLRRVLRRSGGRKVGHGTTTVEWP; encoded by the coding sequence ATGAACGTCCTGCGTTTCGTGGCTCTCCTGACTGTCGCGTACGGCACGCGTGTCCTGCGACTTCCCGTGCGCGGCTGGACCCGGACGCGTGAGGCCGATGGGGTCGGCCCGGTGACCCGCCGGACGTACTGGGTGGATCTCGCGCACCCGGAGCGGAGCATGCCGGACCTCATGGACGACACGCTGCAGCGCCTGCCCGCCACGATTCCGCGCGTGCTGGCCCGGTTCCGGCGCGTGCGGTCCTCGCCTGGGCGGACCGGGCCAGGTGACCGGTTCGCCATTCTCATGCTGGGCGTGCGGCGCGCGCGGGTCGAGGTGACCGACGTCCGACCCGACGGGTTCCGGCTGGGCACACTCCGGCAGCACTCGGAGTCCGGCTGGATCGAGTTCCACTACCGCCCGCTGGGCGAGGGCCGGTACCGCCTGCAGGTCACGTCGCAGGTGCGGGCCAGCAGCTGGGTTGACCGCGTCGCGTACCTCTGCGGTGTGGGCATCCTGCAGCGGCTCACCTGGGAGGCGGGCCTGCGGCGCGTTCTCCGGCGCAGCGGTGGCCGGAAGGTCGGGCATGGCACCACGACCGTCGAGTGGCCCTGA
- the arsN2 gene encoding arsenic resistance N-acetyltransferase ArsN2, protein MAADLPALDTLLTAAELSPEGVETHLADFVLAIQGNEVVGMAGLERYGPHGLLRSVAVRADHQGRGIGQALTRLMVERATASRLETLTLLTTTAADFFLKLDFHPVTRDVLPAALRASPQLQGGCPASATVMHLPLRQR, encoded by the coding sequence ATGGCCGCTGATCTCCCCGCCCTGGACACCCTGCTGACCGCGGCTGAACTGTCGCCGGAGGGGGTTGAGACTCATCTCGCCGACTTCGTGCTGGCGATTCAGGGGAACGAGGTCGTGGGGATGGCCGGCCTGGAACGATACGGTCCGCACGGGCTGCTGCGCTCGGTGGCGGTGCGCGCCGATCACCAGGGCCGGGGGATTGGACAGGCGCTGACGCGGCTCATGGTTGAGCGGGCCACGGCGTCGCGGCTGGAGACCCTGACGCTGCTCACCACCACGGCCGCAGACTTCTTTCTGAAGCTCGACTTCCACCCGGTCACGCGCGACGTGCTCCCGGCCGCACTCCGGGCGTCGCCGCAGCTGCAAGGAGGTTGTCCTGCGTCCGCCACCGTAATGCACCTCCCCCTCAGGCAGCGGTGA
- a CDS encoding DUF6428 family protein: protein MTQTAPIPGLSEHTTTGALITALRTLPQRPLQFHLHGTLLVPAGYHVTEVKAVTIEAMDCGGHANAWRETVIQLMDGNAEEASAGFMTNRKFLAIYDRVTRHIPVRAEAEVRVEYGNASNPAVHYHITHVDHQPDAITVHLRPPGVQCKAGDACGLPTAATSDRCEPASGCCAPQAPITLD, encoded by the coding sequence ATGACCCAGACCGCCCCCATCCCCGGCCTCAGCGAGCACACCACCACAGGCGCCCTGATCACCGCCCTGCGCACCCTGCCCCAACGACCCCTGCAGTTCCACCTGCATGGGACCCTACTGGTCCCGGCGGGTTACCACGTCACCGAGGTCAAAGCCGTCACCATCGAGGCCATGGACTGCGGTGGGCACGCCAACGCCTGGCGCGAGACGGTCATTCAACTGATGGACGGCAACGCCGAAGAGGCCAGCGCCGGATTCATGACCAACCGGAAATTCCTCGCCATCTACGACCGCGTCACCCGGCACATCCCCGTGCGGGCCGAGGCCGAGGTGCGCGTCGAATACGGCAACGCCAGCAATCCGGCCGTGCACTACCACATCACGCACGTTGACCATCAGCCCGACGCGATCACCGTGCACCTGCGCCCACCGGGCGTCCAGTGCAAAGCCGGGGACGCCTGCGGTCTGCCCACAGCGGCCACCAGTGACCGCTGCGAACCCGCCTCCGGCTGCTGCGCCCCCCAGGCGCCCATCACGCTGGACTGA
- a CDS encoding MarR family winged helix-turn-helix transcriptional regulator: MTQDASDLLRRITRLHTTLQQHTASGCGIHSLTRCQILTTLSRAGPLSLADLGRHLGADKAWMSRNVDELARAGLIDKQAGQPDRRVVVLTLTPDGQEQVNRLNAALRQQSARLLRRVPPADQASVLRTLELLAEALEAECAGAAEDGGSRAAP; the protein is encoded by the coding sequence ATGACCCAGGACGCCAGCGACCTTCTGCGCCGCATCACGCGGCTCCACACCACCCTCCAGCAGCACACCGCCAGCGGCTGCGGCATCCACAGCCTCACCCGCTGCCAGATCCTCACCACCCTGAGCCGGGCAGGACCGCTGAGTCTCGCGGATCTCGGCCGTCACCTGGGGGCCGACAAGGCCTGGATGAGCCGCAACGTGGACGAGCTGGCCCGTGCAGGCCTGATCGACAAGCAGGCGGGGCAGCCCGACCGGCGCGTGGTGGTGCTCACCCTGACCCCGGACGGCCAGGAACAGGTGAACCGCCTGAACGCGGCACTGCGCCAGCAGTCCGCTCGCCTCCTGCGCCGCGTCCCCCCAGCCGACCAGGCCAGCGTGCTGCGGACCCTGGAACTCCTGGCCGAGGCCCTGGAGGCCGAATGCGCCGGCGCCGCAGAGGACGGTGGATCACGCGCCGCCCCCTGA
- a CDS encoding ArsR/SmtB family transcription factor: MDFDGTAAVFKALGDAHRLRALHFLATADAGCCSTGQGVCTCDVQERLGLSQPTTSHHMKILVEAGLVTSEKRGKWTYYTLSAHGLHLARTAVSALLAAVPQPQKAV; encoded by the coding sequence ATGGATTTCGATGGAACCGCGGCCGTGTTCAAGGCGCTGGGCGACGCACACCGCCTCAGGGCCCTGCACTTCCTCGCCACCGCTGACGCGGGCTGCTGCTCCACCGGGCAGGGCGTCTGCACCTGCGACGTCCAGGAACGCCTCGGCCTGAGTCAACCCACCACCAGTCACCACATGAAGATCCTTGTCGAAGCCGGGCTCGTCACGAGTGAAAAGCGCGGCAAATGGACGTACTACACCCTCAGCGCCCACGGTCTGCACCTCGCCCGCACCGCCGTCAGTGCCCTGCTGGCCGCCGTGCCGCAGCCCCAGAAGGCCGTATGA